Genomic window (Culex pipiens pallens isolate TS chromosome 3, TS_CPP_V2, whole genome shotgun sequence):
ttcgtagagagttgctcataggataaaaaattgaatgatatctccggaacggctgaacaaATTTTTGCTCGCCATGTTTTAAAAGACAGGCATTAATTaggattttaataaaaatgaagataatttaaaattacaattatttttatatttaataccgtcatctggggcacATCGGGACGAACAggaacagcagtttttagatctCTTAatagtttgaaatttggaaaacgatgcactCTTTAGATGTTCTGAGTTTGTTCTATCCGAAATATGTCCCGTTTCACCCCAGATAACGGTACAATCACAGatagctgaaaatatttttctataattttccaGAATGTTTCAGGtaaaatatgggtcattccgtCTCaactcgacgctgtcgtgctatcatgtcgtacGTTGACGTTCCCAGGAAAAAGCGTTTCAatcgtttcaatgtttgaccttgaataaacaaaaaaatgagagcacgcaatgtaaacaacaacaaacaagttATGTATAGGGACCTACacagggaaatgaaatgttttgggagaaattttaaacacccaaagtcattaAAATCTATGGTTGAAAAACTTATAGTATTTCTTGGTGCTGGCACGTTTCTTGTACCGAACTAGcacaaacttaacaaaaactatcattttAATAAGAACGTTAGTTTTACAATGTTTGTTATTGCTATTAAACTCATTTTTCtgcccaaaattattttaaattgattctgaccttgttcttgcatggtcttgttgctcgattggaaccccgatttgacagttggattggaaccctgagagtaacATTTCTGTGcgttgccccgaagtttggttgaatttgattgtcaatcgcgttctgacctgaaatccctttggccaattgtcgcacttatatcaattttcaggctgtgtcaagatagcacgacaagattgaaacttctttgataagaaaagtgacaaaaatgcacggagttttttcggtttttattgaatatctcaggattgaaatcgattttttaggatctgtgaaggtcaaaagtgaGGCACCAACTTGGCTCAGACGCTGAGATCATGCCACGGGTGAGTGCCAGGTACGAAACCGAGCTGACGAGCCAACGCGTGTCTTGATGCGCTGGTACGAtaaaccaaaataccaacacacaaatgggttcgggctcgtaccgaagctagaaaaccaaacccgcggtgtgcgttgtcactggcgcatgggaagcatATTCTTTTCTATcgcaaaaccaataaaaaaatattcaattattgTGCAGTAATAAGACTAAAACAGTTGTTCCGATTCGTCCCAGAtgacggtagtcgggcatgttcGTGTGTCAAACTTagctcaggattgaaatcaaattttgaggatCTATGAAAGTCATTGCATTGTGAGCAGCATAAAATTACGTTCTCAACTCAATTTGCCCCAAAAAGACGAGCGACAAGATAGGATGACATCGAAgaagtgtttgaaaatgcattttaaaccagtccagttgttttgcaatcattagttttaaaaatatctaagtatcgacgaaacaaaaaatcacggacaaataactttttgcgggacaaaaaaaatctaaatatttttttatctagcccaaacatgctacaCATGATTTTCAACCCAGGAAAAGGCATTTCAAACAGCTTTCAAACAATTTATTACGATCATAATTTTTCAACGacattaacaacattttttccaatttttacaaTGTGTTCTTCTAAGTACATCGTGGGAAGGTACagacaattttcaatatttttgaaattattgattgGAATTTTGGGTCACTGAAATATGGAagcttaaacaaaataaaaaatatgaaacatgagTTTTAAGAGTATTTCATAAGGCTTTAATTAGCTTAACAAATAATGGACaaaggaaaaaaagattttttttttaatttcctcattttttttttttggagaatataaaaaagaacaatttgaaatgatcaaatttttgatcaaattaCTAGAGTTTTGCTCCTTTGGCAAATGGCTTAACCTTCATAGATTTGGAtacaatttaatcaaaattggggtgtttttgaaaccgccttgtgtcaggggtattaaaaaacacccaaaaagaaaaaaaatacaatttgatttattggaccttttttaaaagaaaactccagaaatcaactagactaacgtcatgattcgaaatccggacacttagtaccatattattttgttatatagttggtaaaaaatcatgtaataagttggaaatgtagaaatataatcaggatttagtataaacagtcagttttaagagaatacatgcaaaatatgtcttttctaacaatttttcatcagaatttgaaaaataaaaagactTGTTGTGCTaatgtgcttcgaatcccggacactgttaaaagctgattccaaatccggacacttttgcttcgaattccggacactcgattttgcttatgaatcgcacaaatttggactgaaatgttagtgagtggcattctttaggtctcaaataagctgttaacatcaaaacaatcgatagtttatataaaaaatgactAGAatataagaaaatcaaaaaacataaatttctgctctgccttcccggtgcttcggacgcctatgaaatatttccgttgaaatgtttcgcatttttggtaaacttataattttattttatttaattgttttggcattaactacactgcccatgttcgcataaatgtcccatatgcaaaaacagcaagctgagaaaaacgcatttgaagtttgtcccatacataaggctacgtgttaagtttttgcgaaaaacctggatttcctcctgatttctagaagaAAGTagtggatgttataggctctttcgaaagagcacacaattttgaaccaaactgcatcaataactcgaaatcgatgaaaatgcatatgggacatttatgcgatcaggagcagtacagcgttcaaacaaactttaaatgaaagttgatgttagaatacatcaaataacacagttttgacattcataatgcgaacttatttatatccaaataataattattgataaaacaagttgaagtgtccgggtttcgaagcgtccgggaattcgaatcatgacgttaaacGACTTACTCCAAACCCCGTTACTCTCTCCCCTACAGCACACGGTCAACATCATCGGCGAGCCGCCGCGTCCGGTCGGCGCTCCGAGCTTCGAGTTTGTCGAGTTCGGCCGCCTGCCGTCCATTCTGTCAACCGAGCTGAAGCTGTTCCAGCGTGCCCCGGTACCGGAGGACTTTGGCATCTACTACGAGGGAAACGCCGATATTGCCCGCCAACGGTGGACCGGCGGCGAGGCCAAGGCGCTGGAGCTGCTGGGCCGTCGGCTGAAGCAGGAGGAGGAAGCTTTTCGCGAGGGGTATTATCTGCCGACGCAGGCTAGGCCGGACTTCCTGGCTCCGCCGAGTTCGATGAGTGCAGCGTTGCGGTTTGGTTGTCTGTCGGTGCGCATGTTCTACTGGTGTGTGCACGACCTGTTTGCCCGGGTTCAAGCGAACAACCAGCTGAAGCATCCTGGGGGACATCACATTACGGGGCAGCTGATTTGGCGGGAATATTTTTACACCATGTCGGTGCACAATCCGCACTACGCGGTGATGGAGTTGAACCCGATCTGTTTGAACATTCCGTGGTACGAGGCGAAGGACGACTCGCTGGACCGGTGGAAGGAGGGTCGCACTGGCTTTCCGCTGATCGATGCCGCTATGCGGCAGCTGATGGCCGAGGGCTGGTTGCACCACATCCTGCGTAACATTACGGCAACGTAAGATTACGAGGATTGACCTGAGTGAGTTCTTGACATTAACATGGTTTTCATCCGTAGATTCCTAACCCGTGGAGGGTTGTGGATCTCCTGGGAGGCCGGCGTGCAGCACTTCCTCAAGTATCTGCTGGACGCTGACTGGTCCGTCTGTGCCGGCAACTGGATGTGGGTTTCGTCGTCCGCCTTCGAGAAGCTGCTGGATTCGTCCTCGTGCACCTCGCCGGTCGCATTGGCACGTCGACTCGACCCCAAGGGAGAGTACGTCAAGCGGTACCTGCCGGAGCTGGAGAAGTTTCCGGCGCTCTATGTGTAAGTGTTGATGCCCCCGTCACTCTAAGAAAATGGTCAACTAACTCTTATTCCCACCAGTCACGAACCGTGGAAGGCCCCGCCCGAGTTGCAGGAGCAGTACGGATGCGTCATCGGCAAGGACTATCCGGCCCCGATGGTAAACCTGGCCGAGGTCAACAAGTGCAACGCCAACAAGATGAACGCCATCCGGCAGAAGCTGCTGGACCAGGGCGGAAGCACCCCGGCCCACTGTCGGCCCTCGGACATGGACGAGGTGCGGCAGTTCTTCTGGCTGCCCGAGGACGTCGCGGCGGAAAGCTAAACGGAGATTTGGACGCAGTTGTTGATGGGAACGCACTTAGATTTTTCTACCGAATTTGGTAAAATGTTTctgaatttcggtaattttttttcattttgacagactttttaccgatttttcaactaccgaattcggtaaagaaATCTAAGTGTggaagttgagcaattctctcaagattgaatcatttttgatgtaattttgtacgtttattttgttgaaaaataatggATATTTTCTTTATAATCAAAGACCAACATtatgtttacaaaaatattaaacataaagtttaaaaatacttttttgattttaaaattaagtttcaaaattgttacatttaattcattttaattcattattGAAGAGAACACGTTAAATATTGTTGTGTGCTTCCACCCAACACACggtggccggcagcgaaattatagAAAAAGTATAATATGCGTCAAGGAGGTATcagactacggcaaacaaacaaacaaactcgcacattttgacagtttgtctgcGTTGTTTGTTCGTCAACATTTGTTTGCAGCAACGTCAGCTTGCATACATTTTGTCTTGTTTGCAAGTTTGGGAAACTGTCAAACGCGAAAAAGTGCgggtttgtttgccatagtgtaatagctccttcaaaattgaattttactaTCAAGATAGTACTGATAgataaaatttcacataaaaattaaaaaaaaaaaataaacgtaaTAATTgttcgaaatctcagagaattgctcagttgttGTATCTGATAGATTATTTGGAATCGAGTGCCGTGAAGAGAAAAAGACGTCAATTGAGTAGATTAGGGCGATCCATCGTTTTGAGAAGTTGTACCACAAAGTTCTGtctttttacaatttcaaaagCGATGGACACCCTTGGTTAAGAAGATGAATCAAACTTATATCGAGGACTTCCCGCGTCCCACATAATGAATAATGCAACGAtaaacatttatatatttttgttagaactaGAACATTTAAGAAACTGTCATGTCAACCAAGTGTATAACGCGTTTTTGATACCAagacaaagagaaaaaaaaaaccaaaactagTCGTGTGTCCCCAATTGGTTCCTTTCGAAGAAATCCGTCTGTGAGAGTTAGTGTAGTTGTTCAGAAGCCAaagaataaaacaattcgacAGCAACAACATTCGGTCAACGTTTTACACTGTATTTTTCTGCTTTATTTTAGAcccgttattatttttttattcggcctGAAATAAAAGATCCGTACAGTAACAGAttgtttgttttcttgttttgcttCTTTCCAATATATTACACACATACTGAACAAGAACATcagttttcactttttttttggtttgtttctTTGTTAATTTGCTTTTTGAATTCAGCGTCATCCCTCTgtacatgtttttttatttgtttgtttgcagttttaattagttttcttctttcttttttttttttgctctacaACTCACTATCATTTTCTCTCTAAACGCACTCAATTTTGCTGTtgcttttctgtttgttttgtttatactTTTATTATTTGTTATATATATTCTTTGTTATGTCATATTCGCTGTGATCTCTGCTAGTTTTGCGCGCTATGTTCACTACaacgtgtttttgttttgcttgttgttTTTTCTTTGCCTCCACCGGACTGGACTTCTCCTCaagtaatttgattttttctaggATGCTACCGTCTTCGAGTATAATTGCTATatgaatttcgtgtttttcaagcttttttacTTGtctgtttcgaaaaaaacaaataaaaaatacatttgacgAGTCAACTCAAGaactaataattatttttttcatttgaataattttcaacaacaattttaacattttgaaaattttacacattttgacAGTAGGGAAAATATTGAGCTCGAAGctcttttcaaacaattgattAGGACGGAtggaaattttaaacgaaatttttcatttacGATGAAtgatttttagtcaaatttgtctCGTTAGTTTCCAGATATTGTCACagttgagagttttttttcccCAGATTGTTTAAATAGATTTATGTTTACATTTCGAGTGTTAAGATTATGTACACCtatttcgaaaattaaactcCCGCCGGTTTCGACCTTGATATGGAAACACAGATTTAAGATTTCTAAAACCACGAGTAGTAATTACATGGATTGACCAACTATCGCAAAATCTACCTGTCattgcaaaatttttaatttgcatttgcttgattttgtatgattttgcgACTTTCGTAACGAATATGTCAACGAGttgaattaaaataatcatGCCAAGTAGAATATATTCAATATACACTGAGAACGTTTGTGTCATTACAATTGCCGAAGCAGTTATGGAGTTTACCTTTTGTTGTTATAAGTTAAAATTGTTAGTTGCGACCCTATTATTTAGAaaacaaattgtatttttacTTACCACACCTTGTCCAGAACAAAATATACCTGTTTTATTTCATGTCAACTGCCTGAGCAGaagtaaataacacgggaatgcCATATTCTTGTACTACTTGACACAATGGCAAGTACAAAAAAAGCTCggttgcccagtaataaatggtaaaataccataaaatcttACCCAAAAAATCATCGCTCATCGCAGGAATGTCTA
Coding sequences:
- the LOC120414392 gene encoding cryptochrome-1, whose protein sequence is MTSNNILWFRHGLRLHDNPSLLEALRNDGGGQSESVRLYPIFIFDGESAGTKLVGYNRMKFLMESLDDLDRQLKAIGGQLYIFRGNAVNVMRRLFEELNIKKLCYEQDCEPIWKERDDQIVNLCRMMDVKCVEKVSHTLWDPEQVIATNGGIPPLTYQMFLHTVNIIGEPPRPVGAPSFEFVEFGRLPSILSTELKLFQRAPVPEDFGIYYEGNADIARQRWTGGEAKALELLGRRLKQEEEAFREGYYLPTQARPDFLAPPSSMSAALRFGCLSVRMFYWCVHDLFARVQANNQLKHPGGHHITGQLIWREYFYTMSVHNPHYAVMELNPICLNIPWYEAKDDSLDRWKEGRTGFPLIDAAMRQLMAEGWLHHILRNITATFLTRGGLWISWEAGVQHFLKYLLDADWSVCAGNWMWVSSSAFEKLLDSSSCTSPVALARRLDPKGEYVKRYLPELEKFPALYVHEPWKAPPELQEQYGCVIGKDYPAPMVNLAEVNKCNANKMNAIRQKLLDQGGSTPAHCRPSDMDEVRQFFWLPEDVAAES